Proteins encoded in a region of the Paenibacillus sp. E222 genome:
- a CDS encoding bifunctional glycosyltransferase family 2/GtrA family protein, giving the protein MIIDKSEDGKTIILIPSLEPDERLLAYVRQLREYGLTNIVIVDDGSGEAYQSIFEELSVNGCVLLRHVENLGKGAALKTGFKYIGEQFDASSYVVTADSDGQHAAEDVYRLAKEARQHPDALVLGVRNFSEGGIPPKSLLGNRMTSFIFAMLYGKKLSDTQTGLRAFGPGLLAFMQDVRGTRFEYELQMLISCIQSGIPIHTMPIQVIYENGNAGTHFKAIQDSARVMGVLFSNFLRFISSSVASSVVDLGIAWFLIDFLRPMLGQQDYLRILLATVIARIISIVVNYVLNRHFVFRKEDSQGSLWRYLTLCGFVIVLSSTGVYLFHTIFFVDEKIAKFVCDALLFLLSFQLQRRWVFAARRKQL; this is encoded by the coding sequence ATGATTATAGATAAAAGTGAAGACGGCAAAACGATCATCCTTATTCCATCGCTTGAGCCAGATGAGAGACTTCTAGCCTATGTACGGCAATTGCGAGAATATGGCTTGACTAATATTGTCATTGTGGACGATGGGTCTGGTGAAGCGTATCAGTCGATTTTCGAAGAGCTGAGTGTGAACGGGTGTGTTTTGCTGCGGCATGTGGAAAATCTGGGAAAGGGTGCTGCACTTAAGACTGGGTTTAAGTATATCGGAGAGCAGTTCGATGCGTCTTCTTACGTCGTCACAGCGGATTCAGATGGGCAGCATGCAGCCGAGGATGTTTACAGACTTGCGAAAGAAGCCAGACAGCATCCTGATGCATTGGTTCTCGGGGTAAGGAACTTCAGCGAGGGAGGCATACCGCCGAAATCTTTGCTGGGTAATCGGATGACGTCCTTTATTTTTGCTATGCTTTACGGCAAAAAACTGTCAGATACCCAAACCGGGCTTCGAGCCTTTGGCCCCGGGCTGCTGGCTTTCATGCAAGATGTTCGCGGCACTCGTTTCGAATACGAGCTGCAGATGCTCATCTCATGTATTCAATCCGGTATACCGATTCATACCATGCCGATTCAAGTTATCTATGAGAATGGAAATGCAGGGACACACTTTAAAGCGATTCAGGACAGCGCTCGGGTAATGGGTGTACTGTTCTCTAACTTCCTGCGGTTTATTTCCTCTTCCGTGGCGAGTTCGGTCGTCGATTTGGGAATTGCGTGGTTTTTGATCGACTTTTTGCGGCCCATGTTGGGTCAGCAGGATTATCTAAGAATTCTGCTCGCAACCGTGATTGCGAGAATTATTTCGATTGTCGTTAACTATGTACTGAATAGGCACTTTGTATTCCGCAAAGAGGATAGTCAGGGCAGTCTATGGCGCTATTTGACGTTGTGCGGATTCGTGATTGTGCTTTCCAGTACGGGGGTATATTTGTTCCATACGATTTTCTTCGTGGATGAAAAAATTGCGAAATTTGTCTGTGATGCCTTGCTGTTCCTGCTCAGTTTTCAATTGCAGCGAAGATGGGTATTTGCAGCAAGGAGGAAGCAGCTGTAG
- a CDS encoding glycosyltransferase family 2 protein: MQNEKRQNIFFVITMILMSIYLLWRMFFTLPWGEGVLNVIFGILLIVAEMVTVLTTFELFFQKMQKERTQLDFPIVPPEYYPDVDVFIATHNEPVDLLYKTVNACTFMDYPDKQKVHIYLCDDGARPEVEELAKQFGVGYLGFPGNKHAKSGNLNNALSKTTSPLIATFDADMIPQHTFLMKTIPYFLLSTFIEENGQWRLRREDEMDKKFKLGLVQTPQSFYNPDLFQFNLYAEQGIPNEQDFFSREVNILRNASNAVAYTGSNTIISRQGMEDIGGFPLNTITEDFETSIRLQQEGYITYATQEVQAAGQTTTTVPSMIKQRIRWARGIIQSLQNTRAPISEKLPFWTRVTYLSSFLYWWSFFNRLIFILAPILFALFDFKIVNTTFWQILIFWLPSYFFYSLSMRYLSSNIRNQRWSQVIDTIFMPYLIWPVLLETLGIREKKFKVTNKSRAKGRKWMSALLYALPHIFLLLLSIAAVIRYVNGKYGIALFFSSIIIFWLVHNMIALCYALFFMIGRRAYRETERIRAQEDVTIHDQDTNLRYEAKTVDVSEQGIAFYVPYPIYLPEQKTISLVVKSERYEANLNAVIVYVKQDGEGWRYSATVQPIDETDNRQYMQIIYDRKHSLPEQMNLWDTAYDDMLRNVKKRIVQPRSDQRKMPRLSLQLPIHFTNNAGCTLRSFNYRFFSATGLHGDITAGAIVTFYTKSNIEVILQHTGRTTANRREVLLSVENMDDIVERGLIDQLLSDLTHPHADRFTREG, translated from the coding sequence GTGCAAAACGAAAAAAGGCAGAATATTTTCTTTGTCATCACCATGATCCTGATGTCCATTTATTTGCTATGGCGGATGTTCTTTACCCTGCCATGGGGGGAAGGCGTACTGAACGTCATCTTCGGCATTCTGCTCATTGTGGCTGAGATGGTAACCGTACTGACCACTTTTGAATTGTTTTTTCAAAAGATGCAAAAGGAACGTACGCAACTCGACTTCCCCATCGTCCCTCCCGAATATTACCCGGATGTGGATGTGTTCATTGCCACCCATAATGAGCCGGTCGATCTGTTGTATAAAACCGTCAATGCCTGTACGTTCATGGATTATCCGGACAAGCAGAAGGTTCACATCTATCTGTGTGATGATGGAGCACGACCTGAGGTGGAGGAGCTTGCGAAGCAGTTTGGCGTTGGATATCTGGGTTTCCCCGGCAACAAGCATGCCAAATCAGGGAACCTGAATAATGCCCTGAGCAAAACCACTTCTCCACTCATTGCAACCTTTGATGCAGACATGATCCCGCAGCACACCTTCTTGATGAAAACCATACCGTATTTCCTGCTCTCCACATTTATAGAAGAGAACGGGCAATGGCGGCTTCGCCGTGAGGATGAAATGGACAAGAAGTTCAAGTTGGGGCTCGTACAGACCCCTCAAAGCTTCTACAATCCGGATTTGTTCCAGTTTAACCTGTATGCAGAGCAAGGCATTCCGAATGAACAGGATTTCTTCTCCCGAGAAGTGAACATCCTGCGTAATGCCTCCAATGCAGTAGCCTATACGGGAAGTAATACGATCATTTCCCGTCAAGGCATGGAAGATATCGGCGGTTTTCCGCTGAATACAATCACCGAGGACTTTGAGACAAGCATCCGCTTACAGCAGGAAGGCTATATTACGTATGCAACTCAAGAGGTTCAAGCTGCCGGACAGACGACAACAACAGTTCCGAGCATGATTAAGCAGCGAATTCGCTGGGCAAGGGGTATTATTCAGAGCCTGCAAAATACGCGTGCTCCTATATCCGAAAAGCTTCCTTTCTGGACGAGAGTAACCTATTTAAGCAGTTTCTTATACTGGTGGTCCTTCTTTAACCGGTTGATTTTCATTTTGGCACCCATTTTGTTTGCACTATTCGATTTTAAGATTGTAAACACAACCTTCTGGCAAATCTTAATATTCTGGCTTCCGTCCTATTTCTTCTACAGTCTATCGATGCGTTATCTGTCGAGCAATATTCGGAATCAGCGCTGGAGTCAGGTTATTGATACGATATTTATGCCTTATCTGATATGGCCGGTTCTCCTTGAAACGTTGGGTATCCGCGAGAAAAAATTCAAGGTTACGAACAAAAGCAGAGCGAAAGGCCGGAAATGGATGTCTGCTCTGTTATATGCACTTCCGCATATCTTTTTGCTTTTGCTTTCGATTGCGGCTGTGATTCGATATGTTAACGGCAAGTATGGCATCGCGCTGTTCTTCAGCAGTATCATTATTTTCTGGCTCGTTCATAATATGATTGCGCTGTGTTATGCTCTGTTCTTTATGATCGGCCGTCGTGCGTATCGGGAGACAGAGCGGATTCGGGCACAGGAAGATGTCACGATCCACGATCAGGACACGAATCTGCGCTATGAGGCCAAGACAGTAGATGTATCCGAACAAGGTATTGCCTTTTATGTCCCGTATCCCATTTATCTACCTGAACAGAAGACGATCTCTCTGGTCGTAAAATCCGAGCGGTATGAGGCCAATCTCAATGCGGTCATCGTTTATGTGAAGCAGGATGGGGAAGGCTGGCGTTATTCCGCGACGGTTCAGCCGATTGATGAGACGGATAACCGTCAATACATGCAAATTATCTACGACCGTAAACACTCGTTGCCAGAGCAGATGAATCTGTGGGATACGGCATACGACGATATGCTTCGCAATGTGAAAAAACGTATTGTTCAACCTAGATCGGATCAGCGAAAAATGCCGAGGCTTTCTCTTCAGCTTCCAATTCATTTCACCAATAATGCGGGCTGTACGCTGCGCAGCTTCAATTATCGTTTCTTTTCCGCTACGGGTCTCCATGGTGACATTACGGCAGGAGCGATCGTTACTTTTTATACGAAGAGTAATATTGAAGTCATTTTGCAGCATACAGGGAGAACAACAGCCAATCGTCGCGAAGTGCTTCTCTCGGTGGAGAATATGGATGATATCGTGGAGCGCGGTTTGATAGATCAATTGCTGAGTGATTTGACCCATCCACATGCCGATCGTTTCACCAGAGAGGGTTAG
- a CDS encoding GNAT family N-acetyltransferase codes for MITELHTERLQLRKMKVSDSSSLFTVWSDPDVTKFMNVSCFTDVEQAKEMIKLLDNLSQDRKAIRFSIIKKESNEIIGSCGYNSLDFDNLKAEIGYDIAKSSWGRGYASEAVSTLVDHAFSSLKLNRVEAKVDPENVNSIKLLQKLRFTLEGTFNDLHMYSRLVDA; via the coding sequence TTGATTACAGAGTTACACACAGAACGTTTACAATTGAGAAAAATGAAGGTGTCGGATTCTTCGAGCTTGTTCACCGTTTGGTCTGATCCTGATGTTACTAAATTTATGAATGTTAGTTGTTTTACTGACGTAGAGCAAGCGAAAGAAATGATCAAACTTCTGGATAATCTCTCTCAAGATCGTAAGGCTATTCGTTTCTCCATAATTAAAAAAGAGTCCAACGAAATTATAGGTTCTTGCGGATATAATTCTTTGGATTTTGACAACTTAAAAGCAGAAATTGGATATGATATTGCTAAATCATCGTGGGGAAGAGGATATGCTTCAGAGGCGGTCTCTACTTTGGTAGATCATGCATTCTCATCTTTAAAACTGAACCGAGTCGAAGCCAAGGTTGATCCCGAAAATGTGAATTCGATAAAGCTCTTACAAAAGCTCCGTTTCACATTAGAAGGAACATTTAACGATCTCCATATGTATTCAAGGTTAGTAGATGCATGA